A region of Ochotona princeps isolate mOchPri1 chromosome 2, mOchPri1.hap1, whole genome shotgun sequence DNA encodes the following proteins:
- the LOC101525439 gene encoding olfactory receptor 10Z1: protein MRQFNATYWKGFVFLGFSSFGNLQLLLFALFLSLYLVTLTSNVFIIIIIRLDTHLHTPMYLFLSFLSFSETCYTLGIIPRMLFGLVMGVQAISYVGCATQMFFSASWACTNCFLLAVMGFDRYVAICAPLHYTSRMSPTLCVQLISISFLSGYLFGLGMTLVIFCLSFCSSHEIQHFFCDTPPVLSLACGDTELSELGILILSLLVLLVSFFFIVISYAYILVAILKIPSADGRRKAFSTCASHLTVVIIHYGCASFMYLRPKASYSLERDQLIAVTYTVVTPLLNPIVYSLRNRAVQTAIRHAFQGSFLGKG, encoded by the coding sequence ATGCGGCAATTCAATGCAACTTACTGGAAGGGCTTTGTCTTCCTTGGCTTCTCCAGCTTTGGAAACCTGCAACTTCTGCTATTTGCCTTGTTCCTCTCACTATATCTTGTCACCCTGACTAGCAATGTCTTTATTATTATAATCATCAGGTTGGATACTCACTTACACACCCCAATGTACCTCTTCCTTTCATTCTTGTCCTTCTCTGAGACCTGCTACACTTTGGGTATCATACCCAGGATGCTCTTTGGCCTGGTTATGGGGGTCCAGgcgatctcctatgtgggttgcGCTACACAGATGTTCTTCTCTGCCTCGTGGGCCTGTACCAACTGCTTCCTTCTGGCTGTCATGGGCTTTGACAGATATGTGGCCATCTGTGCCCCACTGCACTATACCAGCCGCATGAGTCCCACACTCTGTGTTCAGCTGATCAGTATCTCCTTCCTAAGTGGATACCTCTTTGGGTTGGGAATGACACTGGtcattttctgcctctccttctgcagTTCCCATGAGATTCAACATTTCTTTTGTGACACACCTCCTGTGTTAAGCCTGGCCTGTGGGGATACAGAACTGAGTGAACTGGGGATTCTTATCCTCAGCCTGCTGGTGCTCTTGGTCTCCTTCTTCTTCATTGTCATCTCTTATGCATATATTCTTGTGGCAATCCTGAAGATTCCTTCTGCTGACGGCCGCAGGAAGGCTTTCTCTACCTGTGCCTCACACCTCACCGTGGTCATTATTCACTACGGCTGTGCCTCTTTCATGTACCTGAGGCCCAAAGCTAGCTACTCGCTTGAGCGGGATCAGCTTATTGCTGTTACCTACACTGTGGTTACCCCTCTCTTGAACCCTATTGTTTATAGTCTAAGGAATCGGGCTGTGCAGACAGCTATAAGACATGCATTCCAGGGGAGTTTTCTGGGAAAAGGATGA